The following coding sequences are from one Molothrus aeneus isolate 106 unplaced genomic scaffold, BPBGC_Maene_1.0 scaffold_40, whole genome shotgun sequence window:
- the LOC136570866 gene encoding zinc finger protein 239-like has translation MSSLECGKSFRQSNSLICHQMIHTGEWPQECGKHGKCGKGFSCSSTLIIHQCIHTWQRPYQCPECLKRFQSSSHLLLHQRIHTEERPFRCPDCGKGFKHNSTLIRHRRIHTGERPYKCSECGKSFSQSSHLNKHQQRHR, from the coding sequence ATGAGCAGcttggagtgtgggaagagcttcaggcagagcaACAGCCTGATCTGCCACCAgatgatccacactggggaatggcCTCAGGAGTGTGGCAAGCATGGCAAGTGTGGAAAgggcttcagctgcagctccacccTCATCATCCACCAGTGCATCCACACTTGGCAGAGGCCCTACCAGTGTCCTGAGTGTCTGAAGAGgtttcagagcagctcccacctcctcctgcaccaGCGGATTCACActgaggagaggcccttccgctgccctgactgtgggaagggattcaagcacaaCTCCACCCTCATCAggcaccggcgcatccacaccgGGGAGAGGCCCTACAAGTGctctgagtgtgggaagagcttcagccagagctctcaCTTGAACAAACACCAACAgaggcaccggtaa